A stretch of Endozoicomonas sp. SCSIO W0465 DNA encodes these proteins:
- a CDS encoding baseplate J/gp47 family protein gives MIDNHQDDFEKIVKDAGIPTTPEAMKTVWDHCNTDQGSLISNDSNWSPFWRLISAIVTTPSQWVVNFLINQLLPNSFVKTANGCFLDILAWGLYLERKQGKAATGTLTFSRVNVTKAMTIPAGTRVRSPAINGTVYELKTLADATFADNQTELKTSARAVAIGSAFNLAPGYYSFLPEPVEGVVSVTNGTEWLQLPGTDDEDDDSLRLRCRNQFTAVGQFHHDAAYKAIITDYAGLRADYIWFQHGAPRGPGTANAYLMLASGPAPEDLVNDINRHINDQGYHGHGDDLQCFPMPTFSVDLGAVLIPVDGLTQAQQLEQNTGCEQMIRCAFRENQDYTMTRTWPFNRFSISRLGQELHDFFPNLDSVEFDRDDIESLMELPILGSLTVTAPAFSEAKA, from the coding sequence ATGATTGACAACCATCAGGATGACTTTGAGAAAATCGTCAAAGACGCCGGAATCCCTACTACTCCGGAAGCGATGAAAACCGTCTGGGATCATTGCAACACCGACCAGGGGAGCCTGATCAGCAATGATTCCAACTGGAGTCCATTCTGGCGGTTGATCTCGGCCATCGTCACCACCCCATCCCAGTGGGTGGTCAATTTCCTGATTAATCAATTACTACCCAACAGTTTTGTCAAAACCGCCAACGGGTGCTTTCTGGATATTCTCGCCTGGGGCTTATATCTAGAGCGGAAGCAGGGTAAAGCCGCCACCGGAACCCTTACTTTCAGCCGGGTGAACGTCACCAAGGCGATGACCATTCCGGCAGGCACCCGGGTTCGCTCCCCCGCCATTAATGGCACTGTTTACGAGTTGAAAACCCTGGCAGATGCCACCTTTGCCGATAATCAGACCGAGCTGAAAACCAGCGCCCGGGCTGTGGCCATTGGCTCCGCCTTTAACCTGGCTCCCGGCTATTACAGCTTCCTCCCGGAACCGGTGGAGGGCGTGGTCTCCGTCACCAATGGAACCGAATGGCTGCAACTGCCGGGAACCGATGATGAAGACGATGACTCCCTGCGGCTCCGCTGCCGGAACCAGTTCACCGCCGTGGGCCAGTTCCACCATGACGCTGCCTATAAAGCCATCATTACCGATTACGCCGGGCTCCGGGCTGATTACATCTGGTTTCAACACGGAGCGCCCCGAGGGCCCGGTACTGCTAACGCTTATTTGATGCTGGCCTCCGGGCCTGCGCCGGAGGATCTGGTCAATGACATCAACCGCCATATCAATGATCAGGGTTATCACGGCCATGGTGATGATCTCCAGTGTTTTCCCATGCCTACCTTCAGTGTGGATCTCGGGGCTGTGCTGATTCCCGTGGATGGTTTGACACAGGCGCAGCAGCTGGAGCAGAACACTGGCTGTGAACAGATGATCCGTTGCGCCTTCCGGGAGAACCAGGATTACACCATGACCCGGACCTGGCCGTTTAACCGCTTCAGCATCAGCCGATTAGGGCAGGAGCTCCATGATTTTTTTCCGAATCTGGATTCTGTCGAGTTTGACCGGGACGATATTGAGAGCCTGATGGAGCTGCCAATACTGGGTTCTCTTACCGTAACCGCTCCGGCATTCAGTGAGGCCAAGGCATGA
- a CDS encoding DUF2590 family protein translates to MIGSIRQYKDILITHRDITLDPAGIPDYVIQRPSITQDIVHMILESGLLIELVGERSRGKWTGNMTRIEMLVEDDQRIIPGTVVIDWDDPEQILLFAQSVVGEVVVTLSVPGNPEVLA, encoded by the coding sequence ATGATCGGATCTATACGACAGTATAAAGATATTTTGATTACCCATCGGGACATCACCCTGGACCCGGCAGGCATTCCCGATTACGTCATCCAGCGCCCTTCCATCACCCAGGATATTGTCCATATGATTCTGGAAAGCGGGCTGCTGATCGAACTGGTGGGGGAACGCTCCCGGGGAAAATGGACCGGCAATATGACCCGTATTGAGATGCTGGTAGAAGATGACCAACGCATTATCCCCGGCACCGTGGTGATTGACTGGGACGATCCGGAACAGATCCTGCTGTTTGCCCAGAGCGTGGTGGGTGAGGTCGTGGTCACTTTGTCCGTTCCGGGCAATCCGGAGGTTCTGGCATGA
- a CDS encoding phage tail tape measure protein produces MNDSLRPLMFTVGLIDRISGPAARATRSFDGLIDSAKAGFEDMRSGAMGLAATGFMIYESLTPAIEMNRALAETRSIGVQETALKQLNDTALELSATYGVVAAEVVGSGSQISKALKGLTGDELATFTSASAVLAATTKAGMDETSLYITQMYERFKDTADAMGKAQWVEQMMGQTSYLKKELGTNTADIADAMQGLNNLGFGLGVAMEEQLAVIATLSKSTGISDAEQQYTAFLEYAVAAQDKLGMSFTDSNGKLLPMLDILGKLQTEFGDLSGAENWAMLDEAFGDGSKLIQQLSKDTAGLGKTINDLGKVNGMTKAAEAAEAMTDPWQQLASGVNAVRIAMGQALLPVIEPVIQWFADMSREILLLIKLFPNIAKVIGITALTILGLASGMALLTIAVGIGKAAWAGWLMVMNLAKIATAAYTAVQWLLNAAFTASPIGLIVLGFTALVAGLYAAWQGIKLLWNLFKESSAGQFLMATVAGIVNWFKSLGGMVDWVIDKLNMIPGVNIGTDSANLTTELPYRKEGMASDVPPGGVTSQISKSIADNSSSHTTINIETTEPVSPQYVQDQLWQAAP; encoded by the coding sequence ATGAATGACTCCCTCAGACCGCTAATGTTTACCGTGGGACTGATCGACCGGATCAGCGGCCCTGCTGCCCGGGCTACCCGCAGTTTTGACGGTCTGATTGATTCAGCTAAAGCCGGTTTTGAGGATATGAGATCCGGGGCCATGGGGTTGGCCGCCACCGGGTTTATGATTTATGAAAGCCTGACCCCGGCTATTGAGATGAACCGGGCCCTGGCAGAAACCCGCAGTATCGGAGTTCAGGAAACCGCCCTGAAACAGCTGAACGACACTGCCCTGGAATTGTCCGCCACTTATGGCGTGGTGGCTGCTGAGGTAGTGGGTTCCGGTTCCCAAATCAGCAAGGCCCTCAAAGGTCTGACCGGTGATGAGCTTGCCACCTTTACCAGTGCCTCCGCTGTATTGGCCGCTACCACCAAGGCCGGGATGGATGAAACCAGCCTGTATATTACCCAGATGTATGAACGGTTTAAGGACACAGCAGACGCCATGGGCAAAGCTCAATGGGTGGAGCAAATGATGGGACAAACCAGCTATCTGAAAAAGGAGCTGGGCACCAATACCGCCGATATAGCCGACGCCATGCAGGGATTGAACAATCTGGGCTTTGGTTTGGGAGTGGCTATGGAAGAGCAACTGGCGGTAATCGCCACCCTGAGCAAATCCACCGGGATCAGCGATGCCGAGCAGCAATACACCGCCTTTCTGGAATATGCCGTGGCTGCCCAGGATAAGCTGGGAATGTCGTTTACCGACAGCAACGGGAAATTGCTCCCGATGCTGGATATTCTGGGAAAACTTCAAACCGAGTTTGGCGACCTCAGTGGAGCCGAAAACTGGGCCATGCTGGATGAGGCTTTCGGGGATGGTTCCAAACTGATCCAGCAACTGAGCAAAGACACCGCAGGGCTGGGCAAAACCATCAACGATCTGGGCAAGGTCAACGGCATGACTAAAGCCGCCGAAGCAGCGGAAGCCATGACCGATCCCTGGCAGCAACTGGCCAGCGGGGTAAATGCGGTACGGATTGCCATGGGTCAGGCTTTGCTCCCGGTTATTGAACCGGTGATCCAGTGGTTTGCCGATATGTCCAGGGAAATTCTGCTACTGATCAAACTGTTCCCCAATATCGCCAAAGTCATTGGTATTACTGCCCTGACTATTCTCGGGCTGGCCTCGGGAATGGCCTTGCTGACCATTGCCGTCGGTATCGGCAAAGCCGCCTGGGCAGGCTGGCTGATGGTGATGAATCTGGCTAAAATTGCCACTGCCGCCTATACCGCCGTTCAATGGCTGCTTAATGCCGCTTTTACCGCTTCTCCCATCGGTCTGATTGTGCTGGGTTTCACCGCCCTGGTGGCTGGGCTTTATGCCGCCTGGCAGGGCATCAAACTGCTCTGGAACCTGTTCAAAGAGAGCAGCGCCGGACAGTTCCTGATGGCCACCGTGGCCGGAATCGTCAACTGGTTTAAATCCCTGGGAGGGATGGTGGACTGGGTGATAGACAAACTCAATATGATCCCCGGGGTCAACATTGGCACCGATAGCGCCAATCTGACCACTGAACTCCCTTACCGCAAGGAGGGGATGGCCAGCGATGTTCCCCCCGGTGGTGTCACCAGCCAGATCAGTAAATCCATTGCGGATAATTCCAGCAGTCACACCACCATCAATATTGAGACCACCGAGCCCGTTTCACCTCAGTATGTTCAGGATCAACTGTGGCAGGCCGCACCATGA
- a CDS encoding putative phage tail assembly chaperone has protein sequence MHNFLINVSANDETKELVKQAYDDALTTDLFGVVSNEFKPNVEITVKKYKGGPMKLTKTG, from the coding sequence ATGCATAACTTTCTGATCAATGTCTCCGCTAATGATGAAACCAAAGAGCTGGTAAAACAGGCCTATGACGATGCACTGACAACAGATCTGTTCGGGGTGGTCAGCAATGAGTTCAAACCGAACGTGGAAATCACGGTAAAAAAATACAAAGGCGGGCCCATGAAATTGACCAAGACGGGCTGA
- a CDS encoding phage protein — MRISGKSFTIHLGDLLVFVNTMTADIEDNRAAVKDRGIPNGYVDGEVACSGEMEVDAANLKLIMDAANRAGSFRDLEPFDINTYADTGNESMKVELFGCLLKISSLLDIDSAGGEKHATTLPFEVTSPDFVRINDTPYLSRVDTDDLRVA; from the coding sequence ATGAGAATTTCCGGAAAGAGTTTCACTATCCATCTTGGGGATCTGCTGGTTTTCGTCAACACCATGACCGCTGATATTGAGGACAACCGGGCAGCGGTCAAGGACCGGGGCATTCCCAACGGTTATGTGGACGGAGAGGTGGCCTGCAGCGGAGAGATGGAAGTAGACGCCGCCAACCTGAAACTGATTATGGATGCCGCCAACCGGGCAGGCTCATTCCGTGATCTGGAACCGTTCGACATTAACACCTATGCCGACACCGGCAACGAATCCATGAAAGTGGAGCTGTTTGGGTGTTTGCTGAAAATCTCTTCACTACTGGATATTGATTCCGCTGGCGGTGAGAAACACGCCACCACCCTCCCCTTTGAGGTGACCAGCCCGGATTTTGTCCGGATCAATGACACGCCCTATCTCTCCAGAGTGGACACCGATGATTTGAGGGTGGCCTGA
- a CDS encoding DUF2586 domain-containing protein: MSLGSVTVNNLDLAQGTPSEVECLDLFTGVVPTASETNQVHAINMSTDLEAVLGSGVSNLKTQVEAARSNGGQNWFAYLLPLTAEAKLLEMVDQAVGSVSVESVVNCDPVASKSDLENMQATAMELIGKYQRRVFFQSAFRGPSAEESWSDYSALAKAVTENVSADRVMTVPLLYPDFLGAMAGRLANKSVSVADSPMRVATGTLLGNYAQRPTDTNGLELDKSVLLDMHNNGRFSVPTWYEDYDGTYTSDGFTLAPETSDYRVIENLRVADKAARRIYLLAVARIGNRLLNSTPQSIAFNSTYFMKPLREMAHGVEINGIPFPGEIDPPKAGDIVISWPTKYAVEIYFTLRPLNCPKEITANITLDLNNYAEAA, translated from the coding sequence ATGTCATTAGGTTCCGTTACCGTCAACAACCTGGATCTGGCCCAGGGGACACCCAGTGAGGTGGAATGTCTCGACCTGTTTACCGGAGTGGTTCCCACGGCTTCGGAAACTAACCAGGTGCACGCCATCAATATGAGTACTGACCTGGAGGCAGTGCTGGGCTCTGGCGTTTCCAACCTGAAAACCCAGGTGGAAGCCGCCCGCTCCAACGGGGGCCAGAACTGGTTCGCCTATCTCCTGCCCCTGACTGCCGAAGCCAAGTTGCTGGAGATGGTGGACCAGGCCGTGGGCAGTGTCAGCGTGGAATCCGTGGTGAATTGTGATCCGGTGGCCAGTAAATCCGACCTGGAAAATATGCAGGCCACCGCCATGGAGCTGATCGGCAAGTATCAGCGCCGGGTGTTTTTCCAGAGTGCTTTCCGTGGCCCATCGGCGGAAGAGAGCTGGAGCGATTATAGCGCCCTGGCCAAAGCGGTGACTGAGAATGTCAGTGCGGATCGGGTAATGACCGTTCCTTTGCTCTATCCGGATTTTCTCGGAGCCATGGCGGGCCGACTGGCCAATAAATCCGTCAGTGTGGCAGACAGCCCCATGCGGGTGGCCACCGGAACTCTGCTGGGTAACTATGCACAGCGCCCCACCGATACCAACGGGCTGGAGCTGGATAAATCGGTGCTGCTGGATATGCACAACAATGGTCGTTTTTCTGTTCCTACCTGGTATGAGGACTATGACGGTACCTATACCTCTGACGGTTTTACCCTCGCCCCTGAAACCAGTGATTACCGGGTAATTGAAAATCTGAGGGTGGCAGACAAAGCCGCGAGACGTATCTATCTGCTGGCGGTGGCCCGGATCGGCAACCGGCTGCTCAACAGCACTCCGCAATCCATCGCTTTCAACAGCACCTATTTTATGAAACCCCTGCGGGAGATGGCCCATGGGGTGGAGATCAACGGAATCCCGTTCCCCGGTGAGATTGATCCACCGAAAGCCGGGGATATTGTCATCAGCTGGCCGACTAAATACGCCGTGGAGATCTATTTCACCCTGCGCCCGCTGAACTGCCCCAAGGAGATCACCGCCAACATCACGCTGGATCTCAACAACTACGCCGAGGCCGCCTGA
- a CDS encoding virion morphogenesis protein, with amino-acid sequence MSLTIRYDSRHAARINQDIGLLALPAASRKRIFNHAGRAYLKASRENIRQQRTIYGNPFEKRKYGKGKLLKNMGRSLKFFSTPNYVKVTWPNKSVAKLGYKHQFGIDEVMTAARMVKIHGQPDYEANATKKQAKALLEAGFTISTGKTFKSGPNKGKTRRKRPSQRWIMENMKLGQAGLIIRTLRNNTNPPKSWKIPVPERPFLGMAGGDATQILTREIEQERQRRAR; translated from the coding sequence ATGAGCCTGACGATTCGCTATGACTCCCGCCATGCTGCCCGGATTAATCAGGATATTGGCCTGCTGGCCCTGCCAGCTGCCAGCCGGAAACGGATATTTAACCATGCCGGACGGGCTTATCTGAAAGCCAGCCGGGAGAATATCCGCCAACAGCGCACTATTTACGGGAATCCTTTTGAAAAGCGCAAATATGGCAAAGGAAAACTTCTGAAAAACATGGGGAGAAGCTTGAAATTTTTCTCGACGCCCAACTATGTGAAAGTCACCTGGCCCAATAAATCCGTGGCCAAACTGGGCTATAAGCACCAGTTTGGCATAGACGAAGTGATGACCGCTGCCCGGATGGTGAAGATCCATGGACAGCCGGACTATGAAGCCAACGCCACCAAAAAGCAGGCTAAGGCATTGCTGGAAGCAGGGTTCACCATCAGCACCGGTAAAACGTTCAAGTCAGGCCCCAACAAGGGCAAAACCCGCCGCAAGCGCCCCAGCCAGCGGTGGATTATGGAGAACATGAAGCTGGGTCAGGCCGGATTGATTATCCGCACACTGAGAAACAATACCAATCCGCCCAAAAGCTGGAAAATCCCGGTTCCGGAACGGCCATTTCTGGGCATGGCCGGAGGTGATGCCACCCAGATTTTAACCCGTGAAATTGAGCAGGAACGGCAACGCCGGGCCCGTTAA
- a CDS encoding phage tail protein, whose protein sequence is MSAKLQGLTDYLIDLDFIPRENIDAWVDLCTVIPASFNHGQYFELCRLHHRCSLVIERYTGDSRLITAWIAAWLKDHDGERDDDRLPDPDIDIEALDASGTQWDVDVSIEFIDPVLIEADELNGNIQWHGRKWRLIDQPVIDIAEQLDRLDPADDGEQMPVNGRIRKAGALP, encoded by the coding sequence ATGAGCGCCAAGCTGCAGGGACTGACGGATTATCTGATTGACCTGGATTTTATTCCCCGGGAGAACATTGATGCCTGGGTGGATCTTTGCACCGTGATTCCCGCCAGCTTCAACCATGGACAATATTTTGAACTCTGCCGACTGCATCACCGGTGCTCCCTGGTTATTGAACGGTACACCGGGGACTCCCGGCTGATTACCGCCTGGATCGCCGCCTGGCTGAAAGACCATGACGGGGAACGGGATGATGACCGGCTACCGGACCCGGATATTGATATTGAAGCCCTGGACGCCTCCGGCACCCAGTGGGATGTGGATGTTTCCATTGAGTTTATTGATCCGGTTCTGATTGAAGCGGATGAACTCAATGGCAATATTCAATGGCATGGCCGGAAATGGCGACTGATTGACCAGCCGGTGATTGATATCGCCGAACAGCTGGACCGGCTCGATCCGGCAGATGATGGAGAGCAGATGCCAGTCAATGGCCGGATCAGAAAAGCAGGAGCGTTACCATGA
- a CDS encoding head completion/stabilization protein encodes MTTFSGKSTYPPEGLISNQPFWPELNLQDFVVNYRVPNDMNVKTVREHLIQAMTDINLRLSEFRSEYTEMDVVDLANVPAEAIDGESILVILYRRAVFCRAKASICRDFPTIDRREPADNQAKSAPETEAVYLRFADEAIRQMLNLSDITVELI; translated from the coding sequence ATGACCACATTTTCCGGAAAATCCACCTACCCACCCGAGGGGCTGATCTCAAACCAGCCATTCTGGCCGGAGCTTAATCTGCAAGATTTTGTGGTGAATTACCGGGTTCCCAATGATATGAACGTGAAGACGGTCCGGGAACATTTGATCCAGGCCATGACGGATATTAATCTGCGCTTGTCTGAATTCCGGTCTGAATACACTGAAATGGATGTTGTCGATCTGGCAAATGTGCCAGCGGAAGCAATAGACGGAGAATCCATCCTGGTCATTCTCTACCGCCGGGCTGTTTTCTGCCGGGCCAAGGCCAGTATCTGCCGGGATTTCCCCACCATTGACCGGAGAGAACCGGCAGACAATCAGGCCAAAAGTGCCCCGGAAACCGAGGCGGTTTATTTACGGTTTGCCGATGAGGCTATCCGCCAGATGCTCAATCTATCCGATATTACGGTGGAACTGATATGA
- the gpM gene encoding phage terminase small subunit: MKAKQATAQQDKLAESYEAESIRQTAEDYEQFQLLVNALEQDQKKLSGLAPGDKDKLREKELIPKYLPIAEDYLASGDSYRNPILVEVIIMLMDVGNIPKALELAYPALEQKQPMPQRFKKVNLPTFVCDNVLVWANAELARGKEVEPWFSKTFETLLEDNWKVPREVVAKFHKVSGDIEMKNNRLEHALEHFVRATEIDPAGAKCSTKINQLRKKLDKQD; the protein is encoded by the coding sequence ATGAAGGCCAAACAGGCCACAGCACAACAGGACAAACTGGCAGAAAGTTACGAAGCCGAGAGCATCCGCCAGACTGCGGAAGATTATGAGCAGTTCCAGCTATTGGTCAACGCCCTGGAACAGGATCAGAAAAAGCTCTCTGGCCTGGCTCCCGGCGACAAAGACAAACTCCGGGAAAAAGAGCTGATCCCCAAATACCTTCCCATTGCCGAGGATTATCTGGCCTCCGGTGACAGTTACCGCAATCCGATTCTGGTGGAAGTGATTATTATGCTGATGGACGTCGGCAATATACCCAAAGCCCTGGAGTTGGCTTACCCGGCTTTGGAACAGAAACAGCCCATGCCCCAGCGGTTCAAAAAGGTCAATCTGCCCACCTTTGTCTGTGACAACGTGCTGGTCTGGGCCAATGCTGAGCTGGCCAGAGGGAAAGAAGTTGAACCCTGGTTCAGCAAGACCTTTGAAACCTTGCTGGAAGATAACTGGAAAGTTCCCCGGGAAGTAGTGGCGAAATTTCATAAGGTTTCCGGGGATATTGAGATGAAAAACAACCGGCTGGAACACGCTCTGGAGCATTTTGTCCGGGCTACCGAGATCGACCCTGCCGGGGCCAAATGTTCCACCAAAATCAACCAGCTGAGAAAGAAACTGGATAAACAGGATTAA
- a CDS encoding phage major capsid protein, P2 family — protein MKEITRQKFSKLQEAMGKAYGVKSTRNGFAVSEPMETRLNTAIQDSSEFLQRISMIPVTDRKGQAVKIGIYSPLAKRTNVSNKDRTTTPMSPPDGLEYECKLTEFDVSFSYDLLDAWARYDNFMELYMQQVYRRIALDRILVGWHGDAIAPETNSTTNPNLEDVNKGWLHLLKANKAEHYLTESSTGSGKITLGESGDYKNLDALVYDVYNLIDDAQRTGSEVAIVGRHLIANDMGKALAKFAQQPTEKAQVMVLDKAYGGLPSITVPGFPDNGVLVTDTENLSLYYQEGKTRRQMADYPKRNRVEDFISSNDAYMIANFDGIAGIEAANVELVNGTPKAKAEVPTKPEAHPGA, from the coding sequence ATGAAAGAGATCACCCGGCAGAAATTCTCCAAACTTCAGGAAGCCATGGGCAAAGCCTACGGAGTGAAATCCACCCGGAACGGTTTTGCGGTTTCCGAACCCATGGAGACCCGGCTCAATACCGCTATTCAGGACTCCAGTGAATTTCTGCAACGTATTTCCATGATCCCGGTCACTGACCGTAAAGGGCAAGCGGTAAAAATCGGGATTTACAGCCCACTGGCCAAGCGCACCAATGTTAGCAACAAGGACCGCACCACAACCCCCATGAGCCCACCGGATGGTCTGGAGTATGAATGCAAGCTGACGGAGTTTGATGTCTCTTTCAGCTATGACCTGCTCGACGCCTGGGCCCGCTACGACAATTTTATGGAACTGTATATGCAGCAGGTTTACCGCCGGATCGCCCTGGACCGGATTCTGGTAGGCTGGCATGGTGACGCCATCGCTCCGGAGACGAATTCCACAACCAATCCTAACCTGGAGGACGTGAACAAAGGCTGGCTCCATCTGCTGAAAGCCAATAAGGCAGAACATTATCTGACCGAATCCAGCACCGGTTCCGGCAAAATCACCCTGGGAGAAAGCGGTGATTATAAGAACCTCGATGCCCTGGTTTATGACGTTTACAACCTGATCGACGACGCCCAGCGCACCGGGAGCGAGGTGGCCATTGTGGGCCGCCATCTGATCGCCAACGATATGGGCAAAGCCCTGGCAAAATTTGCCCAGCAGCCCACCGAAAAAGCCCAGGTGATGGTTCTGGATAAAGCCTATGGCGGTTTACCCTCCATCACGGTTCCCGGTTTCCCGGATAACGGGGTATTGGTTACCGATACCGAAAACCTCTCTCTGTATTACCAGGAAGGCAAAACCCGGAGACAGATGGCGGACTATCCCAAGCGGAACCGGGTGGAAGATTTTATCAGCTCAAATGATGCCTACATGATTGCAAACTTTGATGGCATCGCCGGAATTGAGGCGGCCAATGTGGAACTGGTAAACGGTACTCCAAAAGCAAAGGCCGAAGTTCCCACCAAGCCTGAAGCCCATCCCGGAGCCTGA
- a CDS encoding GPO family capsid scaffolding protein: MAAPMQLTTDWITIGTSGPTVDGRNISEQMLLDAAESYDPEEYTAVISSDHMLWWFGNFGEVCKVRTTTDKKGRTALQAQIHPNRRLIEMNAQGQRLHTSMELDTNFAGTGKTYLMGLAVTDEPASLGTSALKFSRKDDSNPLMIGESVEQETFKFSRAGEHEQTGARDPSESFFKTLFQRLGSELKSSETSPQEVEEMTDEQFKALKELQEKQLAATENLASLLQKSGGNEEQEHEKKESQEQSGDGNEDEIRNFMNTVTEQLTTFGEQLEKATAGQPGTKVPANTGAGAEATFV; encoded by the coding sequence ATGGCCGCACCCATGCAACTGACCACCGACTGGATCACCATCGGCACCTCCGGCCCCACTGTGGACGGACGGAACATCAGTGAACAGATGCTGCTGGATGCCGCTGAGAGCTATGATCCGGAGGAGTACACCGCCGTGATCAGTTCTGACCATATGCTCTGGTGGTTTGGCAATTTCGGGGAGGTCTGCAAAGTCAGAACCACCACGGACAAGAAAGGCCGGACTGCCCTGCAGGCCCAGATCCATCCTAACCGACGACTGATTGAGATGAACGCCCAGGGTCAGAGGCTGCATACCTCTATGGAGCTGGACACCAATTTTGCCGGAACCGGCAAAACCTATCTGATGGGGCTGGCGGTGACCGATGAACCCGCCAGCCTGGGCACCAGTGCCCTGAAGTTCTCACGCAAAGATGACAGTAACCCGCTGATGATCGGTGAGTCTGTGGAGCAGGAGACCTTTAAATTTTCCAGGGCCGGGGAGCATGAGCAAACCGGGGCCAGAGATCCCTCCGAATCTTTTTTTAAAACCCTGTTTCAGAGGCTCGGTTCTGAACTGAAAAGCTCTGAAACCTCACCACAAGAGGTGGAAGAAATGACAGACGAACAGTTCAAGGCCCTGAAAGAGCTGCAGGAAAAACAGCTGGCCGCCACTGAAAACCTGGCCTCACTGCTGCAAAAATCCGGTGGTAATGAGGAGCAGGAACACGAGAAAAAAGAGTCACAGGAACAGAGTGGAGATGGCAACGAGGACGAGATTCGCAATTTTATGAACACCGTCACCGAACAGCTGACAACATTTGGGGAACAACTGGAAAAAGCCACCGCCGGGCAGCCGGGCACAAAGGTTCCAGCCAATACCGGGGCCGGTGCTGAGGCCACCTTTGTGTAA